In a genomic window of Rhododendron vialii isolate Sample 1 chromosome 12a, ASM3025357v1:
- the LOC131311663 gene encoding uncharacterized protein LOC131311663 isoform X2 → MQLVTNERRLEDSSETEPILCQSNTLQRSEESSPSSASSFEIRTVPRDCTVSADDAHCVDVDENCNLVNADQSQCRICLDSGGEDLIAPCHCKGTQKYVHRSCLDNWRSTKIVAFLGVLVYKFYGEELREMFGYEEHPYGFYTMAVLAIVLVGLLYGFFIAIICGQRINERHYHVLAKQELTKEYVVEDREANEDIPELDPSHVTELRMLGLF, encoded by the exons ATGCAATTAGTAACGAATGAGAGGCGGTTAGAAGATAGTTCAGAGACAGAGCCCATTTTGTGTCAGTCTAATACATTGCAAAGATCTGAAGAATCTTCACCTTCATCTGCATCTTCATTTGAGATAAGAACTGTGCCCAGAGATTGTACTGTTTCTGCTGATGATGCACATTGCGTTGATGTGGATGAAAATTGCAACCTGGTGAATGCAGACCAATCGCAATGTCGTATTTGCCTTGATAGTGGAG GGGAAGACTTGATTGCACCATGCCATTGCAAAGGCACACAGAAGTATGTCCACAGATCATGTCTTGATAATTGGAGGTCAACAAAG ATTGTAGCGTTCTTAGGTGTGCTGGTCTACAAGTTTTATGGAGAGGAACTAAGAGAGATGTTTGGTTACGAGGAACACCCATATGGGTTTTACACAATGGCCG TTTTGGCAATCGTTTTGGTGGGGTTGCTGTATGGCTTCTTTATAGCAATAATATGTGGACAAAGGATCAATGAACGCCACTACCATGTTCTGGCAAAACAAGAACTGACTAAG GAGTACGTAGTAGAAGACCGAGAAGCTAATGAGGATATTCCAGAACTTGATCCCAGCCATGTCACGGAGCTAAGAATGTTGGGCCTCTTTTAG
- the LOC131311663 gene encoding uncharacterized protein LOC131311663 isoform X1 has product MQLVTNERRLEDSSETEPILCQSNTLQRSEESSPSSASSFEIRTVPRDCTVSADDAHCVDVDENCNLVNADQSQCRICLDSGGEDLIAPCHCKGTQKYVHRSCLDNWRSTKEGFAFAHCTECRAVFVLRANVPPDRWWSRLKFQFLVARDHAFIFVIVQLIVAFLGVLVYKFYGEELREMFGYEEHPYGFYTMAVLAIVLVGLLYGFFIAIICGQRINERHYHVLAKQELTKEYVVEDREANEDIPELDPSHVTELRMLGLF; this is encoded by the exons ATGCAATTAGTAACGAATGAGAGGCGGTTAGAAGATAGTTCAGAGACAGAGCCCATTTTGTGTCAGTCTAATACATTGCAAAGATCTGAAGAATCTTCACCTTCATCTGCATCTTCATTTGAGATAAGAACTGTGCCCAGAGATTGTACTGTTTCTGCTGATGATGCACATTGCGTTGATGTGGATGAAAATTGCAACCTGGTGAATGCAGACCAATCGCAATGTCGTATTTGCCTTGATAGTGGAG GGGAAGACTTGATTGCACCATGCCATTGCAAAGGCACACAGAAGTATGTCCACAGATCATGTCTTGATAATTGGAGGTCAACAAAG GAGGGATTTGCTTTTGCTCACTGTACAGAGTGCAGGGCAGTGTTCGTATTGCGTGCAAATGTTCCTCCTGATCGCTGGTGGTCGAGACTGAAATTTCAGTTCCTTGTTGCAAGGGACCatgcatttatttttgttattgttcaGCTG ATTGTAGCGTTCTTAGGTGTGCTGGTCTACAAGTTTTATGGAGAGGAACTAAGAGAGATGTTTGGTTACGAGGAACACCCATATGGGTTTTACACAATGGCCG TTTTGGCAATCGTTTTGGTGGGGTTGCTGTATGGCTTCTTTATAGCAATAATATGTGGACAAAGGATCAATGAACGCCACTACCATGTTCTGGCAAAACAAGAACTGACTAAG GAGTACGTAGTAGAAGACCGAGAAGCTAATGAGGATATTCCAGAACTTGATCCCAGCCATGTCACGGAGCTAAGAATGTTGGGCCTCTTTTAG
- the LOC131311666 gene encoding uncharacterized protein LOC131311666, which produces MINLLHHSQYEYPPLSFYLSASSSSSSSSSLPLSRICLHHRRRCNMARSMYRSVIRTCSPLVSSKPSSTTSSTSHHHRLVAFRSQSSQSESAETLLAVERIEDAIHRIIERRSAPDWLPLLPGSSYWVPPRKRSSYGIADLLEKLANSLTDEELMSLATSRGWPSSAFFLNNNDDASPDPAEVESASTSTSQSAEEEG; this is translated from the exons ATGATCAATCTTCTTCACCACTCCCAATACGAAtaccctcctctctctttttatctctccgcttcatcctcctcctcctcctcctcgtctctccctctctctagaaTCTGTTTGCATCATCGTCGTCGTTGCAACATGGCCAGATCTATGTATCGATCCGTAATCCGAACTTGTTCTCCTCTAGTTTCTTCGAAACCATCATCAACGACAAGCAGTACATCTCATCATCATCGGTTGGTAGCCTTCCGAAGTCAATCGAGTCAATCGGAGTCAGCGGAGACATTATTGGCGGTTGAGAGGATAGAGGACGCCATCCACCGTATAATAGAAAGGAGATCCGCTCCTGATTGGCTTCCCTTGCTCCCCGGATCCTCGTATTGGGTTCCTCCGCGTAAACGATCCTCCTACGGTATCGCCGATTTGCTAGAGAAGTTGGCCAATTCTCTCACCGACGAGGAGCTCATGTCGCTCGCCACTTCTCGCGGCTGGCCTTCCTCCGCTTTCTTTCTCAATAATAATGATG ATGCATCTCCAGATCCTGCAGAGGTAGAGTCAGCTTCCACAAGTACATCACAGTCTGCGGAGGAGGAAGGATAA